Genomic segment of Iocasia fonsfrigidae:
TAATAATATCTCTTCTTAAATGGCTTGTAAACAAGTTTATTAATAATAACGTAAAAGATATTACTATTCGCTATAAATGGCGTAAAATGACAACATATTTATCATTTATTATTACCCTTGCTTTAATTCTTCCTATATGGTTGAAGGGTTTTAAATCTTTTTTAACATACCTTGGTTTATCTACTGCCGGTCTAGCAATTGCCTTGCGTGATTTGATTGCAAGTTTTATAGGCTGGGTATTTATATTTTGGAGAAGGCCTTTTTCTATTGGAGATAGAATAGAGATAGATGGAATGGCTGGTGATGTTATTGATATACGTCTTTTTCAGTTTTCTTTAATAGAAATTGGTAACTGGGTGGATGCAGATCAGAGTACTGGAAGAGTGGTACATATTCCCAATAACAAAATATTAAGTTGTGATATTTCCAATTATACTGCTGGATTTTCACTTATCTGGAATGAGATACCAGTTTTAATCACCTTTGAAAGTGATTGGGAAAGGGCAAAAGAAATTTTATTATCAATAGCTAGAGAGGAATCAGATGATGTTGAGGTTAATAGAACTAAAATTGACCAGGCAGCAAAGAAGTTTTTGATATACTATGGGAACTTAGAACCTATTGTTTATACCAGGGTAAGGGAGAGTGGTGTTTTACTTACTATAAGGTATCTATGTGAACCCCAGCAGCGAAGGAATTCAGAGGGTGTAATCTGGGAGAACATATTAAAGGTTTTTTCACAAGTTGAAAGAATTGAACTTGCTTACCCAACACAACGTTTTTATTTAAAAAATATTAAAGAAAGACAAGGGATAGAAATAAATGATAAATATAGAGAAGGTGATGAAAATGGAAATTAACTTTACATCTGTAGGGTACATAAGGAATAATTATAATAATTTGAATAATATACCAGGACAACCCTATAGTGATGAAGAAGGTCATTATCTGGAGATTAATAAAGAATATCAGAGTGGGTTAAAAGAGTTAAGTAGGTTCAAGTATATTTATGTTATTTTTTATTTGCATAAGGCAGCAAAAGAGAAATTAAATGATATTGATCATAAGTTTAGGATAAAAAAAGAAGGGCAGGATATAGGTGTATTTGCCAGTAGAGAACCTTCACGACCGAATAATATTGGTCTTAGTATTGTTAGATTAATACGAATAAAAGAAAATATAGTTTACATATCTGGAATAGATGCTTTAAACGGGACACCTATCATTGATATTAAACCATATATTGTAAAGCTTGATAACCATGAAGATGCTAATAAAGGATGGATAAAAGAGGAGTTAATTATGGATAAAAAGATTGAATTATACACTGACGGTGCTTGTTCAGGTAATCCTGGACCAGGTGGATATGCGGCTTTAATCATTAAAGATAATGAAGAGATAATAATTAAAGGATATCAACCGGAAACAACAAATAATAGAATGGAATTAATGGCAGTAATTGAGGGACTAAAAGAAATTAATAAAAATACTTCTGTTAGATTATTATCAGATTCAAATTATGTATTACAGGGACTTGAAGAATGGTTGGAGG
This window contains:
- a CDS encoding mechanosensitive ion channel family protein, whose product is MLEETWLQELSELLYNSRYQLLYSVLLILIISLLKWLVNKFINNNVKDITIRYKWRKMTTYLSFIITLALILPIWLKGFKSFLTYLGLSTAGLAIALRDLIASFIGWVFIFWRRPFSIGDRIEIDGMAGDVIDIRLFQFSLIEIGNWVDADQSTGRVVHIPNNKILSCDISNYTAGFSLIWNEIPVLITFESDWERAKEILLSIAREESDDVEVNRTKIDQAAKKFLIYYGNLEPIVYTRVRESGVLLTIRYLCEPQQRRNSEGVIWENILKVFSQVERIELAYPTQRFYLKNIKERQGIEINDKYREGDENGN
- the rnhA gene encoding ribonuclease HI is translated as MDKKIELYTDGACSGNPGPGGYAALIIKDNEEIIIKGYQPETTNNRMELMAVIEGLKEINKNTSVRLLSDSNYVLQGLEEWLEGWKKRGWKTASNRPVKNKDLWMELDNLSKYYELEFVKVKGHSGNKYNERVDSLAKEQIELNNK